AAAACAATCATTAATTTGATATAACTATAATAAAGAGAAAAATAAAATAATCGGAGAAATTAATGAAAAAAATAAATATTACACTTGCAAGAGCAGATTTTCAGAATATTGATGAATTTGTTAATATATATAAAAGTTCATTGATAAATTTTAATAGTGAAACATGCAATTGAGAATTTCATAGTAAATTCTATCAACCAGCAGAAATTTTATTTAAAATACACAGTATACAGTTCAATGAAATGAAAAATGTTGAAAATTACATAAAAAAGAGTTTTGAAGACAATATAATACCAAAAGCATTTGCTGCTGCAAAAGCAGTTAAAGCAATATCAAAAGATCCAAATGATTTTCAATATGTAGATCCAAATGCAAAAATAATAGATAAAGTAAAACAGGTTGTAAATATATATTCATACAAGGAGCAATGAAGTGTTTTTGATTTTGTTACAGACATATTTATATCAGTTTTAAACTCTCATTTGCTAAAAAATGGGAATAAAAGATTTTCATTTTCATTATTAAAAGTAATGCTTTTTGATTTTGGTTTTTATTTTAAGTGAAGTTCTAATGTTAAGAATTCAAGTTTTCTTGAAGAATATAATAAAAATATAGAAAATGAAATAGCTTGTTTTGAATTTCAATTATCAAATGCTAAAATAGCAGATCTATTTGAAAATAGTCAAGATTTTAAAAATCAAAACCCTACATGTTTCAAAAAATTATCTAAAGAAAAAGAATTAGATATTAAAGAAAGACAAGAAAAAACACGAACTGAAATCAAAAAATGATTACTTAATAAAATAATTATTGGTTATTAATGAGAAAAAGATA
The nucleotide sequence above comes from Mycoplasma sp. Pen4. Encoded proteins:
- a CDS encoding type II toxin-antitoxin system death-on-curing family toxin, yielding MKKINITLARADFQNIDEFVNIYKSSLINFNSETCNWEFHSKFYQPAEILFKIHSIQFNEMKNVENYIKKSFEDNIIPKAFAAAKAVKAISKDPNDFQYVDPNAKIIDKVKQVVNIYSYKEQWSVFDFVTDIFISVLNSHLLKNGNKRFSFSLLKVMLFDFGFYFKWSSNVKNSSFLEEYNKNIENEIACFEFQLSNAKIADLFENSQDFKNQNPTCFKKLSKEKELDIKERQEKTRTEIKKWLLNKIIIGY